The DNA window TGGTTTAGGTGCAGGTCCATGTCTTCTTTGTGATGAATGTAATCTTAAAGAATGTATCCACCCTAAAGAAGCTCGTCCAGCAATGGAAGCTTGTGGTATTGATGTTCATAAAACTATTGAAAATAATGGTTATGATATATTAGGTATTGATGAGAAAAATAATAGCTATTTTTGTTATGGTTTAATTTTATTAGAGTAATTTAATTTATAAACCTTTTCTTTAAAATTTTTTTATAATTTTAGTTTATTTAGTTTTAGTAAAATTAGTATATAGGTAATTTAATTTATAGATAATTAGTTTTTGTATCTTAGTAAAATTAGATTTTTTATTATTATTTGCTGTGTTGGTAAAAAATAGATTTATAGAAAATTTAATCACTTCTTACATAATCAATTTTTTTGAAACTAAAATTCCAAATGAAACAATATAAAAAAGATATTAACCTATTATACGTCCAGGATTACCTTGGTAATCATAAATTTGTCCTATAGGGGGCATATCTAAATTTGGTTGAATATAATCTCCAACAGTAGCCATTTTACCAAATGAAGTAATCTCCATTGAAGCAATATATGATCCATTGTCATGAATTTGTCTATCTGAAATGAATACATATTTTACGTCATCATCAGATACTGCATCATCAAAGTATTCAATTTCATATGTTTTATATCCTCCTCTAACTTTAAGATTTAAAAGTTCATCAGATAAATCTATATTTAAATTGAATCTTTTAAGCACTTCACGAACAGTTTCCATAACCATTAACCTCATTATGTTTTAATGTTATTATGTGTGTAATTTAAAATATATAGTTTACTTTTTTCTTATCTTTAAGTTATTTTTAATAATTTTCTATGGATTTATTTAAAACTTTAACATAATTATCAAAATTAATTGAACTAAAATATTTTTTGATTTTTTAATAATTTTTTGAAATCTTCATATTTTATTGTAAAAAATAGTTTTATAGATAATTTAATTTATAGATAATTAGTTTTTGTATCTTAGTAAAATTAGATTTTTTTATTGTTATTTAATGTATTTAAAAATAGATTTATAGATATTTAATCTATAAATATTTAGTTTTTATAAATAATCTCTTTTAGATTTTGCTTTATTAATCATTTTTTCTTTCTTTTTATATGAATCTGATTTATAAGTATTTTGTTGACGATTAGTTTTTCCATGAGGCATTATTGTAACAAGATCTATTTTATTATCATTACATGCAAATATTACTTTAATTTCAGAGTAATTCTTTGTACTTGGTGCAGGAAATATAACTGCATATTGGTTTTTACCACTATGTTCATAATTTATTGGTTCCTCATTATAAACAGTATCTACTATAAATTCTCTTGAAATACCATTATCTAATAATCTTTTATTAAAATGTCTATTTTCAAAACACCATTCTATATTATCTGTATCTCCAATTACAAATCTATCAAATGCATTCATATTATTCCCTTATAATTATATTTATACCTATTATCTTTAATTTAAGTATTATATAAAGTTTTTACTACTGATTAATAATTTTAGAACTAAACTAAATATTTATATAATTTGAATTATCTAATTTAATATAAAAAAGATTAAAGAGTGTGTAATTATGAAAATTTTAGGAATTAATACAAGTCCAAGACCAGATAGTAATGTTAAAGCTGCAATGGAAGTTGCACTTTCAACTGCACAAGAAGAAGGTGCTGAAACTGTTATTATTAGTACAAATAAATTAGATATTTCTCCATGTCAATCTGATAATTATTGTAAAGCACATGATGGTCATTGTGCAATTCAAGATAATATGCAAGCTATTTATAAAAAAATTGAAGATTCTGATGTTATTGTATTCGGAAGTCCAATTTATTTCTCTGATGTAAGTGCACAAGCTAAATTAATTATTGATAGATTATATTCTTACTTCATGAATGAAGATTATCAAAAATTATTTGCTAATAAAAAAGTATTCTTTATTACTAGTAATGGTGTTGCACCTGCTGAATCATTTGAACCATCACTTGAAACACAAATGAATGCTTTTAATATACTTGGTTTCCAAAAAGGAGATATTTTAAGTTTAAGTGAAAATAATGAACCAGGAGCTTTTAAAAACAAAGATGATCAAATTCAAGAAGCAAAAGAATTTGGTAAAAAATTATTATAAACTATTTTTATTATTAAATAGCTAATATTTTTTAGCTATTTTTTATTTTTTAATTTTTTAATGTTTTTTTATAATATTGTGATTAAATATATTGGGATGTTTTAATTTTTTAGTGTTTTTTATAGTATTACAATCTATATTAAGGTGATATTATGGATTTAAATTCAAAAGAGATATCTAAAAAAATAGAGGATTATAGAAAAGATTATAGTTGTTCACAAGCTACACTTATGGGACTTTGTGAAGACTGTGATATTGATGTTGAAGATTTATCTAAAATTGCTCTTGGATTTTCTGGTGGAATTGGAGGAACATTTGCTGATGGTACTTGTGGTGCTATAACTGGTGCTGTTATGGCATTAGGTATTTTAGCTGATGAAGATGATATAAAACCTATGTCTAAAGAATTGTTTAATGAATTTCAAGATAAATATGGTTCTGTAAAATGTGGAGCTATATCTAAAAATGGTGAAGATAAATCTCCATGTGTTGATGTTTGTTTATTTGCAGGTAATAAGGTCTGTGAACTTTTAAAAGATTAAATTCTTAAGTTTTATTTCAATTTTTTTTAATTTTTTTTAAAAATAAATTACTTTTTTTATAATTTTAAAAATATTTATAGTATATACTTTATCTAAATTAAAGTATACTTTATATTGTATATTTTTTTTAAAAATTTCTATTTTTTATTATATTTTTTAAAATTATTTTTTAACAATTTAATATTAATTTTTAATTTTATTAAACAAAGTATATTTTAACTCTAATTTATTAATGATTTCTTTTAAGAAAAATTATATATCTTATATAATCATATAATTTATATAATTACTAAATTTTTATTATTGTTGAAATTATAATATTTTAAATTTAGAAAATCACATGTTTTAAGAATTAAATTTTTAAAATTAATTTTCAACAAAATTAATTTTTAGTAATTAAATTAATATTTAATTTTTATTTAAAAAGAAATTAAATATTAAAATTTTATTTAATTTTTAAATAAGATATTTTAAATATTCAAGAATAAATTGGAGATATGATGAAAAATTATAATAAATTTATATTCTTAGGTTTATTTATAATTGTAATTGTCTGTCTTACTAGTGTATCTGCTACAGATTCATCTGTAATGAATTATACTGATTGTATTCCTTCTAATAATTCATATGATTATCAGTTTGTAAATACATCATCTAATTATCAATCTGAGGATAATTATAGTACTTCAAATAATAATATTACAAAACTAAGAAATAACTCCCCTATTGAAGCTAATACTACTACTAGGATAATTACAAATGATTCTTCTTTAGAAGGTAATCCTATATACATCAATGTATCTGTTAGCTCTGAAGGTAAGGCAATTAATTTTGGTAATGCAACAATATACATTATTGGATCTAATAAAACAATTTCCCATACTGCTAGTATAAATAATAATTCATTTATTTGGACACCTAGAAATCCAGGTATATACAATATTACAATTATTTATAATGGTGGTAATTTTGGAAATTATACTTATTTAAAATCAAATTCTACAAAATATGGATATATTGTAAATCCTATTGATCTAAAAGTAGATAATATTACAGTATATTATACTGATGATGCAAAACTTACTGGGAAAATAAGTTCAAATGGTAAAGTTTTAGTTAATCATACTATTATATTTAATGTTTTAGGCCATAATTATACAGCTACTACAAATGAAGAAGGTGAAGCATCAATACCTCTTGATTTAAGTCCAGGTAAATATAATGTTTATACTTATATTCCTAGAACATCTATTGTTGTAGAATCTACTATTAATGTAATAGTAAATAAATCATTAATTCATATTATAGTAGCTGATTTAAATAAAGATTTTAGAGATAGTAAAAAATATACTGTAAAATTATTATATAAAGATGTTCCAATTACAAATACTACTGTAGTTATCAGTCTTTTAAATGTAAAATATAATGTAAAAACAGATAAACAAGGTATTGGATATTTAATTGTAAACTTAAATCCAGGTAAATATAAATTCACTGTAAATACTAATGTTTATGGTTATAGTATATCTAAATCTTCTAATGTTATTGTAAATAAATGGATTAAATCTAAAACTTCACTTATTGTTTCTAGTGTAAGTAAAAAATATTTAGATGCAGCTTATACTGCTAAGGTATTATATAAGAATAATCCAATTTCTGGTATTAAAGTATATTTTACAATTAAAGGTAAAACATATGCAAGAATTACAAATTCTAAAGGAATTGCTACATTTAATATAAATTTAGGTATTGGTAATTATCCAATTATCTCTAAGATAAATGTTGCTAGTGTATTATTAAGTAAAAAAGCTTCAATTAAAATACTTAAAGCAAATCCTTCACTTTATTTTAAAAATGTAGATATGGATTATACAATTGTTAATAATACACCAGTATTAAAATATTCTATAAAAAGAGGTAAAACTGTTTCTTTATCTTTTATGTATAAAACTAATGTTTTATCATCATTTAAAGTAAGTATTGGTATTAATTCTTTTAGAAATTATAAATGGTTTAAAACCAATTCTAAAGGTATTATAAATTATCCAACTAATAAATTAAAAATTGGTAAAAATAATTTTGTAATTACATTATACTCAAATAATAGAAATTATAACTCTTTAAGATGGAATATTCCAATTACAATTAAAAAATAATTTTATTTTTTTTTCTTTTTTTAGATATTTTTTATTTAACTTTTTAATTTAGATTAATTTAGGTTTTTTAATTAATAATATGATAATTTAAATTCCGATTTTTTAATAAATTAATCAATTAATTTAGATAATTTAAATAATTTGTTTAGATTTTTAATTAATTAACTTTAAATAATTTATAATTTGTTTAAGTTTTTTAATTAATTAATCTACTTAATAATAATGATTAAATATATTAATAAGTATTTTATAATCTATTATTATAATTTTAAAGAGGGTGAATACTATGATAGAAAATAATATATGTTTATTAACAGATAGTTATAAGATTACACATCATTACTTTTATCCAAAAGGTACTGAAAAAATTTATTCTTATCTTGAAAATAGGACTGGGGCTGAATTTAATAAAACAATCTTCTATGGATTACAATATATTCTTAAAAAATATTTAGTTGGAAATGTTGTAACTGAAGAGAAAGTAGAAGAAGCAAATGATA is part of the Methanobrevibacter wolinii SH genome and encodes:
- a CDS encoding flavodoxin family protein; the protein is MKILGINTSPRPDSNVKAAMEVALSTAQEEGAETVIISTNKLDISPCQSDNYCKAHDGHCAIQDNMQAIYKKIEDSDVIVFGSPIYFSDVSAQAKLIIDRLYSYFMNEDYQKLFANKKVFFITSNGVAPAESFEPSLETQMNAFNILGFQKGDILSLSENNEPGAFKNKDDQIQEAKEFGKKLL
- a CDS encoding collagen binding domain-containing protein, encoding MKNYNKFIFLGLFIIVIVCLTSVSATDSSVMNYTDCIPSNNSYDYQFVNTSSNYQSEDNYSTSNNNITKLRNNSPIEANTTTRIITNDSSLEGNPIYINVSVSSEGKAINFGNATIYIIGSNKTISHTASINNNSFIWTPRNPGIYNITIIYNGGNFGNYTYLKSNSTKYGYIVNPIDLKVDNITVYYTDDAKLTGKISSNGKVLVNHTIIFNVLGHNYTATTNEEGEASIPLDLSPGKYNVYTYIPRTSIVVESTINVIVNKSLIHIIVADLNKDFRDSKKYTVKLLYKDVPITNTTVVISLLNVKYNVKTDKQGIGYLIVNLNPGKYKFTVNTNVYGYSISKSSNVIVNKWIKSKTSLIVSSVSKKYLDAAYTAKVLYKNNPISGIKVYFTIKGKTYARITNSKGIATFNINLGIGNYPIISKINVASVLLSKKASIKILKANPSLYFKNVDMDYTIVNNTPVLKYSIKRGKTVSLSFMYKTNVLSSFKVSIGINSFRNYKWFKTNSKGIINYPTNKLKIGKNNFVITLYSNNRNYNSLRWNIPITIKK
- a CDS encoding DUF4258 domain-containing protein encodes the protein MNAFDRFVIGDTDNIEWCFENRHFNKRLLDNGISREFIVDTVYNEEPINYEHSGKNQYAVIFPAPSTKNYSEIKVIFACNDNKIDLVTIMPHGKTNRQQNTYKSDSYKKKEKMINKAKSKRDYL
- a CDS encoding C-GCAxxG-C-C family protein gives rise to the protein MDLNSKEISKKIEDYRKDYSCSQATLMGLCEDCDIDVEDLSKIALGFSGGIGGTFADGTCGAITGAVMALGILADEDDIKPMSKELFNEFQDKYGSVKCGAISKNGEDKSPCVDVCLFAGNKVCELLKD